One window from the genome of Acanthochromis polyacanthus isolate Apoly-LR-REF ecotype Palm Island chromosome 21, KAUST_Apoly_ChrSc, whole genome shotgun sequence encodes:
- the LOC110953938 gene encoding medium-chain acyl-CoA ligase ACSF2, mitochondrial-like has product MIIRGGENIYPAEIEQFLYKHPKVQEVQVVGVKDERLGEQVCACIRLKVGQTSSAEEIRAFCKGQISRFKIPQYVMFVDSYPMTASGKVKKNKLKEAMEEKLGL; this is encoded by the exons ATGATCATCCGTGGTGGAGAGAACATCTACCCTGCTGAGATAGAGCAATTTCTCTATAAGCATCCCAAAGTCCAGGAGGTGCAG GTGGTTGGAGTGAAAGATGAGAGGCTGGGGGAGCAGGTGTGTGCTTGCATCAGACTGAAGGTGGGCCAAACCTCCAGTGCAGAGGAGATAAGAGCATTCTGTAAAGGCCAG ATTTCCCGCTTCAAGATCCCACAATATGTGATGTTTGTGGACAGCTACCCTATGACTGCCTCTGGAAAG GTCAAGAAGAACAAATTGAAGGAGGCGATGGAGGAGAAATTAGGTCTTTAA
- the ndel1b gene encoding nuclear distribution protein nudE-like 1-B, which produces MDTEMIPKFSSKDEEVDYWKSQALKYKKSCHEAQEELQEFQEGSRELEAELEAQLGQAEHRLRDLQTENERLKNEVSNLKEKLEQQYAQSYKQISVLEDDLGQTRSIKEQLHKYVRELEQANDDLERAKRATIVSLEDFEGRLNQAIERNAFLESELDEKESLLVSVQRLKDEARDLRQELAVRERTTDRMSAPSSPTLDIDKMDSAVQASLSLPATPVGKNIEHPFITTKAITNGCGTSSLTPSARISALNIVGDLLRKVGALESKLAACRNFAKDQAARKHYSTDTSTLINSNATKFSHSLHTTYFDKTTVNGLDPSSLTSMATSRAVSPPGMLPLSV; this is translated from the exons TTGCCATGAAGCCCAAGAGGAGCTGCAAGAGTTCCAGGAAGGAAGCCGGGAACTGGAGGCTGAGTTGGAGGCACAGCTTGGCCAGGCTGAGCACCGGCTTCGAGACCTACAAACTGAAAACGAGAGACTGAAGAACGAAGTGTCCAACCTGAAG GAAAAGCTGGAGCAGCAGTATGCCCAGAGTTATAAACAGATTTCAGTGCTAGAGGATGACTTGGGCCAGACACGCAGCATCAAGGAGCAGCTCCACAAATACGTCCGAGAACTTGAACAGGCCAATGATGACCTGGAGAGAGCCAAGAG GGCAACAATAGTGTCTCTTGAAGACTTTGAAGGCCGTTTAAACCAAGCCATTGAGAGAAATGCCTTTCTGGAGAGTGAGCTGGATGAGAAGGAGTCTCTCCTGGTGTCTGTCCAGCGGCTGAAAGATGAAGCACGAG ACCTGAGACAAGAGCTGGCAGTACGAGAGCGGACTACAGACAGGATGTCAGCACCCAGCTCACCTACATTAGACATCGACAAAATGGATTCTGCAGTACAGGCGTCGTTATCCCTCCCAGCAACCCCAGTAGGAAAGAATATAGAGCACCCCTTTATAACCACAAAAG CAATAACCAACGGCTGTGGCACCTCTTCCTTGACTCCTTCTGCTAGAATCTCAGCTCTTAACATTGTTGGTGACCTCCTGAGAAAAGTTGGG GCTTTGGAGTCCAAACTCGCTGCATGTAGGAACTTTGCCAAGGACCAGGCGGCAAGAAAACATTACTCCACAGACACCAGCACACTCATCAACAGCAATGCCACCAAGTTCTCCCACTCTCTACATACCACTTACTTTGACAAAAC CACTGTTAATGGATTAGACCCCAGCTCCTTGACCTCCATGGCGACATCCAGAGCCGTGTCTCCACCAGGCATGCTGCCTTTGAGTGTGTGA